One part of the Haliotis asinina isolate JCU_RB_2024 chromosome 2, JCU_Hal_asi_v2, whole genome shotgun sequence genome encodes these proteins:
- the LOC137273916 gene encoding ATP-binding cassette sub-family E member 1 — translation MSKRKDNKDSGEDKLTRIAIVNNDKCKPKKCRQECKKSCPVVRMGKLCIEVTPADKIAFISEELCIGCGICAKKCPFEALSIINLPSNLHKETTHRYSANSFKLHRLPIPRPGEVLGLVGTNGIGKSTALKILAGKQKPNLGRYNEPPDWTEILTYFRGSELQNYFTKILEDDLKALIKPQYVDQIPKAVKGAVQMLLDKKDEMENQVDICTQLDLMHVRDRNVEDLSGGELQRFAIAIVCVQKADIFMFDEPSSYLDVKQRLKAALTIRSLIHPDKYIIVVEHDLSVLDYLSDFICCLYGVPGAYGVVTMPFSVREGINIFLDGFVPTENLRFRETSLTFKVAETAIEEEIKRVCRYEYPGMMKKLGTFQLNIEPGAFTDSEIIVMLGENGTGKTTFIRMLAGKLEPDEGGKTPVLNISYKPQKISPKHQGTVRQLLHEKIRDAYIHPQFVTDVMKPLMIESIIDQEVQNLSGGELQRVALTLCLGKPADVYLIDEPSAYLDSEQRLHAAKVIKRFILHAKKTAFVVEHDFIMATYLADRVIVFEGNPGLSTKANSPQSLLNGMNSFLMSLEITFRRDPNNFRPRINKRQSVKDVEQKKGGNYFFLED, via the exons ATGTCAAAAAGAAAAGATAACAAAGATTCGGGGGAAGACAAACTCACACGTATAGCCATTGTCAACAATGACAAGTGCAAACCCAAGAAATGTCGGCAGGAATGTAAGAAATCATGTCCAGTGGTTCGAATGG GAAAACTATGTATTGAGGTTACGCCAGCCGATAAGATAGCCTTTATTTCAGAAGAGCTGTGTATAGGATGTGGTATATGTGCAAAG aaatgtccattTGAAGCCTTGTCAATCATCAATTTACCTAGCAATTTACATAAAGAAACGACACATAGATATAGTGCCAACTCCTTTAAATTACACAG ATTACCAATTCCTCGACCAGGAGAAGTACTGGGATTGGTGGGGACAAATGGAATTGGAAAGTCAACTGCTCTGAAAATCCTTGCAGGAAAACAGAAGCCAAACCTTGGCAGATATAAT GAACCCCCTGACTGGACGGAAATCCTAACATATTTCCGAGGTTCTGAGTTACAGAACTACTTCACCAAGATCCTGGAGGATGATCTCAAGGCTCTCATCAAACCACAGTACGTGGACCAGATCCCCAAGGCGGTCAAG GGGGCGGTTCAAATGCTGCTGGACAAGAAGGATGAGATGGAGAACCAGGTTGACATCTGCACACAGCTCG ACTTGATGCATGTACGGGACCGGAATGTGGAGGACTTGTCTGGTGGGGAGCTGCAGAGATTTGCTATAGCTATTGTGTGTGTGCAGAAAGCAGACAT tttcatgtttgatgaGCCATCTAGCTATCTGGATGTGAAGCAGAGGTTAAAAGCTGCTCTGACCATTCGTAGCCTCATCCACCCAGACAAGTATATCATCGTGGTTGAACACGACTTGTCTGTGTTGGACTACCTGTCTGACTTCATTTGTTGCCTGTATGGTGTACCTGGAGCCTATGGTGTGGTCACTATGCCCTTCAGTGTCAGGGAAG GTATCAACATTTTCTTGGATGGGTTTGTTCCAACGGAAAACCTGCGATTCCGAGAAACATCCTTGACCTTCAAGGTGGCAGAAACAGCCATTGAGGAGGAGATCAAGAGGGTGTGTCGCTATGAGTACCCAGGCATGATGAAGAAACTGG GAACTTTCCAGCTGAATATTGAACCAGGTGCCTTCACCGACTCTGAGATCATTGTCATGTTGGGTGAGAATGGAACTGGCAAAACGACATTTATCCGAATGTTGGCAGGGAAGTTGGAACCTGACGAAGGAG GCAAGACTCCTGTCCTCAACATCAGCTACAAACCCCAGAAAATCAGCCCTAAGCACCAGGGCACAGTCCGTCAGCTGCTTCATGAGAAAATCCGAGATGCCTACATCCACCCTCAGTTTGTCACTGACGTCATGAAACCCCTGATGATTGAGAGCATCATTGACCAGGAG GTCCAGAACTTGTCTGGTGGCGAGTTGCAACGTGTGGCCTTGACCTTGTGTTTGGGAAAACCCGCTGATGTTTATTTGATTGACGAACCTTCTGCCTACCTGGATTCCGAACAGCGTCTCCACGCTGCCAAAGTCATTAAGAG GTTTATTCTTCATGCCAAGAAGACTGCATTTGTTGTGGAGCACGATTTCATCATGGCTACATACCTTGCTGACCGTGTCATCGTGTTTGAAGGAAATCCGGGTTTGAGCACAAAGGCTAACAG TCCCCAGTCCCTCCTGAATGGCATGAACAGTTTCCTGATGTCCCTGGAGATCACCTTCAGAAGGGACCCCAACAACTTCCGACCCAGGATCAACAAGCGGCAGTCAGTGAAG GATGTGGAACAGAAGAAGGGAGGGAACTACTTCTTCCTTGAGGACTGA
- the LOC137272683 gene encoding dynein axonemal assembly factor 6-like, giving the protein MDPINVAALVDLLHPEKHDSDSEDDMPSNTMAKMTPADIVPEKSETEEKKPAGPKKSVKDIWDEEEVPEGSEFESVYDPRPQPDYDIIYKQAVTSEDMFLGMGNKTPSSASCEDMVVKIKLPDTKIADVQLDVKAKFLDCRTPKYKLGLHLPHPVDHKNGKAQWESSSQTLVVTLHMIREYDFMNF; this is encoded by the exons ATGGATCCAATAAATGTTGCAGCCCTCGTTGATCTACTTCATCCAGAGAAACATGATTCTGACAGTGAAGATGACATG CCCTCAAATACTATGGCAAAGATGACACCAGCTGACATCGTCCCTGAAAAGTCAGAAACAGAGGAAAAGAAACCTG CAGGACCTAAGAAATCAGTTAAAGACATATGGGATGAAGAGGAGGTGCCAGAGGGGTCTGAGTTTGAATCTGTGTATGACCCTCGGCCTCAGCCTGA ttaTGATATCATTTACAAACAAGCAGTCACATCTGAAGACATGTTTTTGGGGATGGGAAACAAGACGCCATCCTCTGCTAGTTGTGAGGACATGGTG GTCAAGATAAAGCTTCCGGACACTAAAATTGCTGATGTCCAACTAGACGTGAAGGCCAAGTTTCTAGACTGCCGTACACCTAAATA CAAGCTGGGGCTGCATCTACCACACCCTGTAGATCACAAGAACGGCAAGGCACAGTGGGAGAGTTCGTCACAGACACTAGTCGTCACATTACACATGATTAGAGAGTATGACTTTATGAACTTCTGA